GGACAAATGCTATACACCGGTGGTGAAGTAAAGATTGAAAATGATACCATCTCCAAAAAAGAGAAAAAAGAACTTCAGGCCGCTTTGGAAGAAAACCTGGTTCCCAAACCTAATTCAACCATTCTGGGCCTACGACCAAGGTTATATTTTTATAATATTGCCAAAGAACCTAAAAAAGAAAAAGGATTCAATTACTGGCTTAAATATAAGGTGGGTGAGAAACCCGTCTTATTAGGAGACGTTGACCGTGAATTCAATAAAGACATTATTGTTAATTACTCCGAGAATAAAGGATATTTTAATGCTAAAGCCACTTATGATACGATTTCCAAAAACAAAAAAGCAAAAGTCATTTATACATTAAGACCAGGAGCCCAATATCTGATCAGCAACGTAAAATTTCAAAAAGATTCTACTCTGGTTAATCGCGAAATTCAAAATTTAAAAGATAAAAGCTTACTGAAAAATGGAAATCCATTCGACCTTGGTGTTATTAAGTCGGAACGTGACAGGATTGATAACGGGTTGAAAGAAAAAGGATTTTATTATTTTCATCCTGACAATATTATTGTTCAGGCAGACAGTACAGTAGCCAAAAATCATAAGGTTGAGCTTAATGTAAAACTAAAAGATGATACACCTGAACTTGCAACACAACAGTTCGGTATCGATAAGGTTATTGTATTCCCCAATTATAATCTTCAGGATGTAAAGCAGGGAAAATACAGTGTCCCTATGAATCCGGATTCACTATCAAAATATGTTTATGATGATATCTACGTTATAGATCCGCAGCATAAATTCAAACCTAAGATCTTTGACAGAGCATTATATTTTAAAAAAGGAGATCTTTATAACCGGACAAATCATAACCTTTCATTAAACAGGCTGATTAGTTTAGGGGTTTTTAAGTTTGTGAAAAATGAGTTTATCGTTTCAGATTCTTTGCAACACAAATTTGATGCATATTACCTGTTAACACCTCGGGAAGTACAATCTTTACGCCTTGAGGCTTTAGGGAGAACCAATTCAGCAAGCTACGCGGGTAGTGAGCTCAACTTAAACTGGACCCACAGAAATTTTTTCAAAGGTGCTGAACAATTCAAAGCATCTGTATACGGAGCATTTGATGTACAGATGGGAGGACAACAATCTGAAGCTAAGAATATGTATCGTGCGGGAGCTAATGTACAGTTGTCAATTCCTAGGATTGTTGCTCCTTTCCGCTTTAATTCTTCGAGTGCTTTTGTTCCAAGAACAAATATCAGTTTAGGATATGAATTCCAGAACCGTACGCAATATTACACATTGAACAACTTTACAGCATCTTTCGGCTATGTATGGAAGGAAAATGCTCGCAAAGAACATGATCTGAAAGTGATTGATATTACGTTGGTTTCCCCTGCCAATGTAACTCCATTGTATAACTCTATTGCAACCACACCAGCACAACAAAGAATTGTAGAAAAGCAACTCATTTTCGGGCCTACATACTCCTATACTTATACCAATACCATGTTACCCCAAACCAATACTATCTATTATAAAGGTACACTGGACTTGGCAGGAAATATTACAGGCTTGCTGACAGGAGCTAATGCAAAAAAAGATAAACAAAAAGAAATTTTTGGAGTTCCATTCAGTCAATATGCAAAAATTGAAAATGATTTTAGATTTTACCATAAATTTTCAGAAAAAACTAATTTCGCATCAAGAATAATTGCCGGAGTTGCATATCCTTATGGGAACTCAGAATTCATCCCTTTTTCCAGACAGTTTTTTGTGGGAGGAAGTAACAGTATCAGAGCATTTAGAGCAAGAACATTAGGGCCGGGAAGTTTTGATCCAAGGTCCCTATCACAAGGATTTTCATTTGATCAATCAGGAGATATTAAACTAGAAGTAAATGCAGAATATAGAGCAAATTTATATAAATTTTTAAATGTTGCTGCTTTTGTGGATGCTGGAAATGTCTGGTTAATTAATAGTGACCCTTATAGACCAGGAGGAAAATTCTCCAAAGATTTTTTAAGCGAAATAGCTGTAGGTGCAGGAGTTGGTCTAAGACTTGATTTCTCTATTTTAATTTTAAGGCTCGATTTAGCAATGCCGATACGTGTTCCTTATTATGAAAAAGGGGACCGATGGACTTTTAACAGAATTAATTTCGGGGACAGCAGCTGGAGAAAAGATAATCTTGTATTAAATATAGCAATCGGATATCCATTTTAATATGATCAATAATATAAAATTTTTCTGGGAAGTTTTAAAAGAAACGTTTAGTGAATGGAATAGTTCAACCGCATCAAGGGATTCGGCAAGCTTAGCTTATTACGCTATTTTTTCAATCCCGGGACTATTAATTATTATTATCTGGATAGCCGGAAACTTTTTTGGTGAAGAAGCCATCCGCGGGCAGATCAGTACTCAAATCAGCGGATTAATGGGGGAAGATGTTGCTAAAAGTGTAGAAAATATGATTGCCGGAGCATTGATCGATAAGCAGAATATTTTCATGAAAGCAGTAGGGATCGGTTCTTTGGTTTTTGGTTCTACTACTTTATTTTTTCAGCTGCAACATTCGTTAAACACTCTTTGGGATGTTCAATCAGCACCCAAAAAAGCATTGATCAAATTTCTTCTTGATAGAGCGAACTCACTTGGAATGATTCTTATTCTCGGATTTTTATTAATGATCACGATGATTCTTTCATCAGCGATTAGCCTTTTTAATACATGGATCACCAATTATTTCGGGTTCGAGACCTATATGCTGGTTGAACTGGTCAATTTTGCTGTTGGCTTTGCGCTCGTTATGCTTCTATTTGCTTTGATGTTCAAATTTCTCCCGGATGTACAGATCAGCTGGAAACCTGTATGGAAAGGTGCAATTTTAACAACTATTTTATTTACATTGGGTAAATTTTTATTAAGCCTGTACTT
The sequence above is drawn from the Chryseobacterium daecheongense genome and encodes:
- a CDS encoding BamA/TamA family outer membrane protein; translation: MGNTFKIYLTSLCASGFAAISLSCSNTKFLKEGQMLYTGGEVKIENDTISKKEKKELQAALEENLVPKPNSTILGLRPRLYFYNIAKEPKKEKGFNYWLKYKVGEKPVLLGDVDREFNKDIIVNYSENKGYFNAKATYDTISKNKKAKVIYTLRPGAQYLISNVKFQKDSTLVNREIQNLKDKSLLKNGNPFDLGVIKSERDRIDNGLKEKGFYYFHPDNIIVQADSTVAKNHKVELNVKLKDDTPELATQQFGIDKVIVFPNYNLQDVKQGKYSVPMNPDSLSKYVYDDIYVIDPQHKFKPKIFDRALYFKKGDLYNRTNHNLSLNRLISLGVFKFVKNEFIVSDSLQHKFDAYYLLTPREVQSLRLEALGRTNSASYAGSELNLNWTHRNFFKGAEQFKASVYGAFDVQMGGQQSEAKNMYRAGANVQLSIPRIVAPFRFNSSSAFVPRTNISLGYEFQNRTQYYTLNNFTASFGYVWKENARKEHDLKVIDITLVSPANVTPLYNSIATTPAQQRIVEKQLIFGPTYSYTYTNTMLPQTNTIYYKGTLDLAGNITGLLTGANAKKDKQKEIFGVPFSQYAKIENDFRFYHKFSEKTNFASRIIAGVAYPYGNSEFIPFSRQFFVGGSNSIRAFRARTLGPGSFDPRSLSQGFSFDQSGDIKLEVNAEYRANLYKFLNVAAFVDAGNVWLINSDPYRPGGKFSKDFLSEIAVGAGVGLRLDFSILILRLDLAMPIRVPYYEKGDRWTFNRINFGDSSWRKDNLVLNIAIGYPF
- a CDS encoding YihY/virulence factor BrkB family protein, yielding MINNIKFFWEVLKETFSEWNSSTASRDSASLAYYAIFSIPGLLIIIIWIAGNFFGEEAIRGQISTQISGLMGEDVAKSVENMIAGALIDKQNIFMKAVGIGSLVFGSTTLFFQLQHSLNTLWDVQSAPKKALIKFLLDRANSLGMILILGFLLMITMILSSAISLFNTWITNYFGFETYMLVELVNFAVGFALVMLLFALMFKFLPDVQISWKPVWKGAILTTILFTLGKFLLSLYFSNFKPTSTFGTAGTVILIMMWINYSCMLIFFGAEFTKVYSYKKGYKIVPSKHAKWSDAKLYEDSHRDVSKQNQQT